CGTCTTGAGGTTTTCTTGTAAGCCAATGCTTCTTTCGTGCAGGCGGAAATCCTAAGTCGGTAAGGTATGTGTCAAATTCTGCCACTTTTTCTGGATCTGGTTCTTGTTGTACACGATAGATAGAGAAGTTAGTCGGTGAATCTTTCTTTTTGTTCGCAATAGACTTACTGATAATCTCTGGGGTTGCATTGTTGGATAAGACCATGAGTTCTTCGATCATTTTCATAGTATTGTATTTCTCCTCTTTAGAAATACTTTGAGGACGCCCCTGTCTATCAAAATTAATCTTCGATTCGTTTCTGTCTCGGGATTCGTCAACACCCTGTCCAGTACGATTTTCTCGATGTTTTGCAGTCAATTCCCATACGGTTTTCAATGCATTCTCCAATGGGTCGGTACTTTTTGTTCCAGCGAGGAAAGATTTAATTTGACCACCAAAAGTGTTTTTATTGTTAATAAGATCTTGGGCACCTTTGTAGGTGAAGCGTTTATCAGACTTTATGATTGTCTTCATCACTTGTGTCTTTTTTTCTTTAACGATTCCATTTTTGTCCATGACGAAAATGATTGAGAAGGCACGTTTTTCTTCGTCAGGATTTAGGCTGCAGAGTTCGTTAGATATTTCTTCAGGAAGCATAGGAATGGTGCGATCAGGTAAATACACCGTAGTACCTCGTTTGCGTGCTTCCTTATCGATTGCAGAATCGGGTTGTATGTAATGCGTTGGGTCAGCAATGTGGACACCAATTTCGTAGGTACCATTTTTTAAATCTTTGAAAGAAATAGCATCATCAAAATCTTTCGCACTTTTTGGATCGATGGTAAACGTTAGTCTGTCTCGAAAATCTTCCCGTTCTTCACCTTCGTCGAGAATTATTTCACCTTCTGGTGTCATCATTCGTTTAGAATGTTCTGAAATTTGCTTTGCTTCTTTAAGTACCTCAGTAGGGAAACGATCAGGAAAACCGTGCTCTATTGCAATTACTGCGGCTTCACTGTCGAAATCACCTTCTTTTCCAGCAGTTCTCTTGAAGCGTACTTTGGGACGTTGTTTAGGATCGTTCCATTCGATGAGTTCAAGAATAACCTGATCTCCTTTTTTTACATTTGGATGGAGACCATCTACTATCTCAAAGGGAGGGTGTTCACGATTGATTCTCCGAGTGCTTATTCTAATGTTGCTACCATTTCTTTCTTGTATGGCTCCAACAAATTCAGCTTGTTTTCGTTTTTTAACCCCCATTACTACCGCCTCCCTTTGTTGACCTCTTTTTTTAGGAAGTACTCGGATAACAACTTCGTCACCAGAGAATGCAGTACCTAAGTTTTCGGGTTTAATTCGAATTTGTTCTGCGATGTTTGGTATTGTGGCGAAACCACGACCGTTATGATCAATAGATACAAAGCCAGTTGGGTTTTTTATGTTTTCTAGACTTTCTTTTTTACGTAATATCCTGTCGATTCCCATAACACTCAAAATTACGTGCTAAATATACTTTTAGAATAGCATTATTGAAATTACATACTAGCAGTGTATATGTAAAAATAGTGTCAGACGTATTATTCCGGGCATTATTTCTTATACAATCTAAAAAAGTTATTTACGCAACAACTTCCCAGTCTAGTTCGCGTGCATCGAGACTTACATTTTTAAGACGAACTTGAACATCGTCGCCAATACGGTATCGTTTGCCGCTTTTTCGTCCTACGAGCGCATATTGCTTTTCATCAAGTTCAAACCAGTCATGTGGGATAGCATTTACGCGAACCATACCCTCGGCATGGGTAGTATTTTCAGCAATAAACATTCCTCCTTTGGTAACACCAGTCACTTTACCCTCAAAAATATCACCAACGCGGCTGCTCATGTATTCTACTTGTTTGAATTTTACAGACTCGCGTTCTGCGCTCACTGCTTCGACTTCGCGTTGACTCGAAGCAATGGCGAGCTGTCTGTATGCTGCAATCTCATCTGCTGGGATTGGTGAGTCATCAAGGTGAGCCATAAGTATTCGATGGACAATCATATCTGGGTAACGTCGAATAGGGGAAGTGAAGTGTGTGTAGTGCTTAAACCCAAGTGAGAAGTGTCCGATGTTTTTGTCACTATATACTGCTTTTGCCATTGAGCGTAGCGTTGCCATTTGTACCACTGCTTCCTCAGGAGTTCCCTTAATATCTCGCATAAGTTCTGCAAGGTCGCGTGCTTCTATTTGTCCAGGGTCTTTCTTACTTAAGTGTTCATGTCCAAGCGCACGTAAGAATACTGCGAGTTCTGCAAGTTTGTCTGACTTAGGCAAGTCGTGAATACGGTACACAAACATAGAAGCGGACGGATTCTTTCCTTTGCAGTGCTCTGCGATGTGCTTTGCAACGCGGCGGTTGGCCAGAAGCATGAATTCTTCGATAAGCTTCATAGTATTGAGCTTTTCTTTTATATAGGCCTTCAGTGGCTTCCCGTTTTCATCAAGCTCAAATTGAATCTCATCACTCTCAAATTCAATTGCTCCGTCAGCAACTCGTTGCTTACGAAGAATACTCGAGAGATCCCAAAGGGTTTTTAGGTCTTTATCGTATGGAGCAAGAGGGGTACCTGTTGTGTTGTCGAGTACATCTTGTGCTGTTCTATAGGTGAATCGTTTATCTGAGTTTATCAGTGTCTTTGCAAAAGCTTGGTTTACGACACGAGCGTTTTTATCAAGTTCAAAAATTGCAGCAAATGCCCGCTTGTCTTGATTTGGGTTTAAACTACACAGATCATTTGAAATAACTTCAGGAAGCATAGGAATCGTTCTGTCTACAAGATATACCGAAGTACCTCGTTTTCGAGCTTCATTATCGAGTTTTGTGCCTGGTCGAACAAAGTGTGTGACATCAGCAATGTGTATACCTATCTCGTAGTTACCGTTTGGTAGTTCGCGTATTGAAAGTGCGTCATCAAAGTCTTTCGCATCATGTGGGTCGATGGTAAAAGTAGGTACGTCACGGAAGTCTTTGCGCCATTTCATTTCATCTTCGGTAACTCCACGCTCACTTAAGAGAGTTTGAGCTTCAGCTTCGACTTCGCTAGGGAATCCACTTACAAAACCACGTTCAAGCAAAATCGCTTTCATTTCAGTTTCGTGATCACCTGATTCACCAATAATTTCTATAATACGAGCCTTTGGTAATTCGTCTGCACGTTCCCACGATGTCATTTCAATAAGTACTTTGTGTCCGGCGTGAACATCAGCTGGTATATCTTCTAGTACAAAGGGGGAGTACACCCGTTGGTTGTCTGGCTTTATTTTCCAAACGCTTCCTTCTTTGAGGACTTGGCCAACAAACTGATACTGCGCTCGCTCTACTACTTTGAGCACCTTTCCGCTACTACGCTTATCGCGTGGACTTGGTGGTAAAAGGGTAATCTCTACAGTGTCTCCGTTTAGTGCTGTGTTGAGGTTGCTGTTGTGTATGTATACATCGTCTTCTAAATCTGCATGCATAAAAAAACCGAAGCCACCTTTAGTGACAGTTATAATCCCGCTTAATGGCACCTCGCTTTTGTGGGAAGCCTTGTTTGTTTTTTCTTTATGTTGCATAACCCTCTATCAACAGCAGTAAACTGATGCACGCATGATACCATCATATGAGTTGATCTTTACTTTCCGTGATTGGAAAGTGATGGGCGCTCCCTTATTTTAGGGGGCGTCTAATAATATCTGCGTTTGATGCACTAGATATACCATTAAGTAGCAATAAATGCACTCAAAATAAGGAGTTCTTCTTTTTACACGCGGATACATTATATAGAGTGTAACGCACTGATAGTTACGTACGACTCGCCAAGTATAGACATTAAAGGATATTTTGTTATAGTTGCGCTCATTCATTCATTGAAGATATGTTAAAAATACGATTACAACGAATTGGTAGAAAAAACGACCCCTCATTCCGTGTGGTGGTGACTGAACATACCCGTGGTCCTAAGAGCGAAAAGCACGTAGACCGTGTAGGATTTTATAACCCAAAAACAAAAGAACAGAAGCTTGATGAAGTGCGCATTAAGCATTGGATAGAGAATGGTGCACAAGCAAGTGGCACAGTACACAACATGCTCGTAAAGGCTGGAATCATTAAGGCTGACA
This genomic stretch from Candidatus Kaiserbacteria bacterium harbors:
- a CDS encoding VacB/RNase II family 3'-5' exoribonuclease gives rise to the protein MGIDRILRKKESLENIKNPTGFVSIDHNGRGFATIPNIAEQIRIKPENLGTAFSGDEVVIRVLPKKRGQQREAVVMGVKKRKQAEFVGAIQERNGSNIRISTRRINREHPPFEIVDGLHPNVKKGDQVILELIEWNDPKQRPKVRFKRTAGKEGDFDSEAAVIAIEHGFPDRFPTEVLKEAKQISEHSKRMMTPEGEIILDEGEEREDFRDRLTFTIDPKSAKDFDDAISFKDLKNGTYEIGVHIADPTHYIQPDSAIDKEARKRGTTVYLPDRTIPMLPEEISNELCSLNPDEEKRAFSIIFVMDKNGIVKEKKTQVMKTIIKSDKRFTYKGAQDLINNKNTFGGQIKSFLAGTKSTDPLENALKTVWELTAKHRENRTGQGVDESRDRNESKINFDRQGRPQSISKEEKYNTMKMIEELMVLSNNATPEIISKSIANKKKDSPTNFSIYRVQQEPDPEKVAEFDTYLTDLGFPPARKKHWLTRKPQDVTQKDFDEVLINIEGTQQEDFVRREMFGIMYRAMYSSENIGHFALAMTIYAHFTSPIRRYSDFILHRILSLHTISGSEPLTQREAQEYIDLTVKLTHQTIAANNAERDSAKLMQLKIIEDDRNDRRKGKVANIFDYGVFVMDKSTTAYGLIPARNLNKDGWIFKDSPRRFENKTTGEELKVGRNVKVKASNVDFAKRRVEWDLVASSDSKEGSKLLEKPTAAKAETKINETKNKERVNKIHKSFNLDAFPEKIRKDREHVRKITLVSGILNAIQKMNNLSRWPNDFQYKTTGSISLIAKHKKEGMPPTIKSIPFPKNPEEFLVALEKFLAGK
- the rpsP gene encoding 30S ribosomal protein S16, translated to MLKIRLQRIGRKNDPSFRVVVTEHTRGPKSEKHVDRVGFYNPKTKEQKLDEVRIKHWIENGAQASGTVHNMLVKAGIIKADTINVLPQKSPVVKEQAEEERKEEGAPAEEGVEAPAEDTAEAAPEEAKVEEPAADVAPAEEVEAPETEEAAAEEEKKEEA
- the rnr gene encoding ribonuclease R — protein: MQHKEKTNKASHKSEVPLSGIITVTKGGFGFFMHADLEDDVYIHNSNLNTALNGDTVEITLLPPSPRDKRSSGKVLKVVERAQYQFVGQVLKEGSVWKIKPDNQRVYSPFVLEDIPADVHAGHKVLIEMTSWERADELPKARIIEIIGESGDHETEMKAILLERGFVSGFPSEVEAEAQTLLSERGVTEDEMKWRKDFRDVPTFTIDPHDAKDFDDALSIRELPNGNYEIGIHIADVTHFVRPGTKLDNEARKRGTSVYLVDRTIPMLPEVISNDLCSLNPNQDKRAFAAIFELDKNARVVNQAFAKTLINSDKRFTYRTAQDVLDNTTGTPLAPYDKDLKTLWDLSSILRKQRVADGAIEFESDEIQFELDENGKPLKAYIKEKLNTMKLIEEFMLLANRRVAKHIAEHCKGKNPSASMFVYRIHDLPKSDKLAELAVFLRALGHEHLSKKDPGQIEARDLAELMRDIKGTPEEAVVQMATLRSMAKAVYSDKNIGHFSLGFKHYTHFTSPIRRYPDMIVHRILMAHLDDSPIPADEIAAYRQLAIASSQREVEAVSAERESVKFKQVEYMSSRVGDIFEGKVTGVTKGGMFIAENTTHAEGMVRVNAIPHDWFELDEKQYALVGRKSGKRYRIGDDVQVRLKNVSLDARELDWEVVA